GGATTATCTAGCTGTTGTTATGTTAATGGTTGCCATTTTTGCTGGAACCATGCAGCTGACCAAAGACCAGGTGGTCTGCTTGCCAGTTTTGCAGTCTACTGTAAATTCAAAAGCACAAACCGGCACATCAGGGAAGGCTGACTTTACCACTGTTGAAACATCTACTGGTCCAGGAGAAGCAGCGTCAGTGAGAACGGTTTCCTTTGGAAGTGCCCCTACTGTAACACCTGACATACCTCTGAGCAGAGCTACCTCTTCTCAGTATCAACCCACTGAATCAGGCCAGGAGCTGAAGAAGGAGCAGAAAGATTCTTCAGGTCGTAAAACAAATTTGGATTTTCAGCAATACGTATTTATTAACCAGATGTGCTACCATTTGGCTCTTCCTTGGTATTCCAAGTATTTTCCCTATCTTGTTCTCATCCATACCATCATTTTAATAGTCAGTAGCAATTTTTGGTTCAAGTATCCCAAGACTTGCTCAAAAATTGAGCATTTTGTGTCTATATTAGGGAAGTGCTTTGAGTCCCCTTGGACTACGAAAGCATTGTCTGAAACGGCATGTGAGGACTCTGAGGAGAACAAACAGAGGTTAACTGGTGCCCAGTCCCTGCCCAAGTATGTTTCCACTAGCAGTGATGAAGGAAGCCCAAGTGCCAGCACTCCCATGATAACAAAGTCTGGCTTCAAATTTTCAGCTGACAAGCCGATGATCGAGGTTCCCAGCGTCACTATTTTAGATAAGAAAGACGGAGAACAAGCCAAAGCGCTGTTTGAGAAAGTCCGTAAGTTCCGGGCTCACGTGGAGGACAGTGATCTGATTTACAAGCTTTATGTTGGCCAGACCGTCATCAAGACCGTCAAGTTCATATTTATTCTCTGCTATACTGCAAACTTTGTCAACACCATTAGTTTTGAACACATCTGCAACCCGAAAGTGGAACATCTGATTGGCTACACGCAGTTTGAATGTACACACAACATGGCTTACATGTTGAAGAAGTTGCTTATCAGCTACATTTCCCTCATTTGTGTCTATGGTTTTATCTGCCTGTATACGCTTTTCTGGCTGTTCCGAATACCTTTAAAAGAATATTCCTTTGAAAAGGTCAGAGAAGAGAGTAGTTTCAGTGATATCCCTGATGTCAAAAatgattttgcatttctcttgcaTATGGTAGATCAGTACGACCAGCTGTACTCTAAGCGATTTGGTGTCTTTTTGTCAGAGGTAAGTGAGAACAAACTACGGGAAATTAGTTTAAACCATGAATGGACTTTTGAAAAGCTGCGTCAACATGTTTCCCGCAATGCCCAGGACAAGCAAGAGTTGCATCTCTTCATGTTGTCGGGGGTCCCCGATGCAGTGTTTGATCTGACTGATCTGGATGTGTTGAAACTGGAGCTGATTCCTGAAGCGAAAATCCCAGCGAAAATTTCCCAGATGACAAATCTTCAGGAACTTCATCTGTGCCACTGCCCTGCGAAGGTCGAGCAGACTGCCTTCAGCTTCCTCCGGGACCACTTGAGATGCCTTCATGTGAAATTCACAGATGTTGCAGAAATTCCTGCGTGGGTGTATTTGCTCAAAAACCTCCGTGAATTGTACTTGATAGGCAACTTGAActctgaaaacaataaaatgatAGGGCTTGAATCTCTCAGAGAGTTGAGACACCTTAAAATTCTCCATGTGAAGAGCAATTTGACCAAAATTCCCCCTAACATCACAGATGTGGCACCACATCTGACAAAACTAGTCATTCATAATGATGGCACTAAGCTTGTGGTACTCAATAGCCTTAAGAAAATGACTAATGTTGCGGAATTGGAACTGCAGAACTGTGAACTGGAGAGAATTCCCCACGCCATCTTCAGCCTCTCTAACTTACAGGAACTGGATTTAAAGTCAAATAGCATACGCACAATTGAAGAAATCATCAGTTTCCAGCACTTAAAAAGATTGACTTGTTTAAAGCTGTGGCACAATAAAATAGTCAACATTCCTCCCTCCATTACCTACATAAAGAATTTGGAGTCTCTTTATCTTTCCAATAACAAACTCGAATCCTTACCAGCCGCAGTGTTCAGTTTACAGAAACTTAGGTGTTTAGATGTAAGCTATAACTCAATCGCATTGATTCCAGTGGAAATAGGTTTGCTTCAAAATCTGCAGCATTTTCACATCACAGGAAACAAAGTCGACGTTTTGCCAAAACAGTTGTTTAAATGTGTTAAATTGAGGACTTTGAGTCTGGGACAAAACTGTATTACCTCAATCCCAGATAAAGTTAGTCAACTGTTGCAGCTGACTCACCTGGAACTGAAGGGAAACTGCTTGGACCGTCTGCCAGCCACGCTGGGGCAGTGTCAGCTTCTCAGGAAAAGCGGGCTCGTGGTGGAAGATCACCTCTTTGACGCTTTGCCCTCGGAAGTTAAAGAGGTGTTGAACCAAGACACAAGCATTCCCTTTGCTAACGGGATTTAGGCTGAGGTGAAATGCACCGGTAGCTGATTTCCAAACGGCAAACGCTAAAAATTATGGCAGTTGTGAGACCATGCATTTTAGAAAGGAGGATTCCTTGGAAGGCAGGACTACTAGCAGGATTAGAAGAGATGTAACAGAGTGTTCAATGtttgcagtgttttaaaatattatttccaaaATTTTTGAGATGATAAAGAACCTTAATAAtctcaattctttttttcttaaattgtttGTAACTTGGATGCTGCCGCTTTTGAATGTTTACAAATTTGCTTGCCTGCTTAAAGTAAATGATTAAATTGATGACCTTTTCTTACTATGCAAGTTATTCCTTAAGGTCTGGATTTACTTTAGTGCATTATGGGGGGTGAAAAACAAGGATAAATGTATACGGTATGGTTCTAACAGCACTTGAAACACATGTTGATGTGCGTGGTTAGTGTTAGCCATCCCTGGCAAATGAAACCAGTTTGGCTGTGCTTTGAACTGCACCAGAACCACCATTTTCCTGCATTAAGGTATGTGGTCTGCATCGGGCCAGGCGTGTTTGCCTTCATTCTTCATCCTCAAGGCCTCATGTTACTGGGTGAGATCTCTTCTGTGGTCCAGTGTGCTGCTCCTTCATGCTGGCAAAGACTGGTCGTGTTCCTGCAGCTGGTCTCCCCCGCAGCTTCCATAAGGCTCCTCTGTCCCACAGCAGTGGGTGGTAAAAGGGAGAATACTGCCACTTGGCTTTCAAGTTGGGGATAGTTTTGATATTTGAACTGTTTCGCAAGGTGACTTCAAAGGCCATTAAACACCAAGTGACTTTACTGCTCGTATTTTGCTCCTCTTCTGagttttcagctggaaaaatcaAGGCTTTTTATGAGTTGgtgattgttttgtttctcagccCTTGCTTAGAAACTGAGGTGTCTGTTCTGTTTATTAGATCAAAGACAGAGACATAAGAGTTAACAATTTACCCAAATGTGATTTAGCTTTATCACTTACTGTGGTGTGTCTTCCACACCTGGACTTTAACCACAGGACTAcccttctccccagccccagcccaagTAATTTGGTGTTTTTGAACACTGTTAGAAAACCCTGTGTGCCACATAAGTCAtcaaataaagaagaaagcagacagCAGTGAGCGTGGGATTCTTTTgaggggtgtttttttggtgtttttgttttgtttttttaactgagttTGCATTGCCAGAACCATTAAAGACATATAATCCATTAAATCTGCATAATCATCAGTTGTAAATCTTGGCCATTTACATTCCATGTGTGCAGAAAAGAAGTACTATGCTGGGAGATGATTACATGGTTACTCATGGATTAAACACAATTCCCTATTGTAGTGCGGTCAGGACTGAACTAGTCTGTAGTTCAAGGGACTGTTCTTCTCACACAGAAATCCTCATGCACAGCAATTTCTACTGTAACTTCACCAGAGCTGCCCTGACTTCCACCACTATTAATGAGGGGATAGTTTAGGCCTAGGGGCATTGAGCAGTCAGGAACATTTCAAATACTGCTCTTACAAATCTTGCACATTTTATTGTTAATCATTTACTGTTGGTCATGCTGGGAGGACTGTTCTCCGCTGCGGGTAGCGGTCTCTGAGTACGTACCTGCACGATATGCTTATGTATGTCAGAAGACCAGTTTATGAATAGTCATTTTCCCACTTCTTTTTTGGGGATAGTCTGTTTTTCCACTTGCCAGCAGGCAGTAAACTTGCGATGTTGACAGTTCTGCAACACCAAGTCACAGGTTTGGCGGAATACTTGCAGTTACTGATCTGTCCTCCGCTGGGAAATTTAATGCTAatcctctgattttttttttgaagtagaaGTTAAGGCTGCagtaggtgatttttttttaagaaactcatgtgtttatttttgcacaTAGATCACTTTAAAATTGCTGGACTATTGACTCTTTAGAAAAACTGTGGAATATACTATTGGTgtatgctttttatttgctgttgaGTGTCATTTCAGCTTCCAAGAAACTGTGCGTAGGAGGGACGAAGAGTCGGAGGATGACgaagtaattaaaatatttagaaaaatatttttcatctttttttttttttcgtatTTTAATAGAGGAGTCGCACAGAATGCGGCTGTGGATTGATCCAGCTTTTAAaagttggtttgtttggggtttttttggtgttgccAATGCTCCTACTGTCCCTACTGAtgttcaaaaaaataaacccatgtCCACTTCATATGAGTATGGTATACATAATTTAGACCACTGTTTCGACTAGTTATTAGCCAATTGTACTTCTTTAGACAACTTCCTCCAAAATAAGTATATGTTAAAGTTAATTTCAGGCTTGTGATGCTTGCTCAGCATAAACTCCATTCCATTCTTGGGTTTTAGGAGACCTTTCTCGGAGTGGAGAGGAACTGCCCACCATCCCCATGTCGCCTCACCCCAGTCCTTCCTCTCTTTGTGACTGTAATGTTCCTATTTCCTGCGTGTCAACTGACACAGTCTTGCTTTAAAGTCTTGGAAGTTCATCTCTTTTCCATGTAAGGcatgtgaaatatattttgcatttctatttgatttaataaatatgtttatatCTTCctcaaatctatttttttaatgggggAAAAATGTTTGCATAGTAAAATCTCTGATTTCAAGTATCTTATGCTGAACTTgttctgtggtgcctttaaCCTAAGAAGGAAGAGGTATGAGTTGCTGCTCCTGATAATCCTGTGGGTATGGTTTCTGACTGGAATATACTACTTCAggataggttttttttttctttctttcatacacATAATCTAAATGACCTaccactgtttttattttgttaatggtGTTTTGCAGAATATATGCGTggctctgaaagaaaaattactgtgtTGATTCAAATGAGAGGAAGTAGGAAATTGCCCATTCTGTTTGCCCCTGCCGCTCTAATGCATTTCTGTGAAGATCCTTTAGTTTTCCAGTAAATTGTCCTTTTTGGAAGATGCTCCTGTGATGCAGGCAGAGCTCTGGCTGTCCTGAGCAGGCATCGGGCCTTTTGGTGTAAGGAAGGATGCTGACACTCGTAAAAGGCTCTCTGCTGCTAAATAAATGGTTTTGCTGTCCTGAGCTGCCCTCTGTGGTAGCAAAAGGTGAAGCCCAGACACTGTAAGTCATGTCTAATTATGGGGGTTCCACTTTGTGGACTcctctatttttaataaaaatcttacaGAAATAGCTGTTCTGTATATTGTGTTTCCATGGATGCATACAGAAATTAGTGGTGTACTGTTATGTGAAGGCAGTGGGCTAGACTGTGATTCCTTAAAGTCAAGTTAAACAAATGAGGTGCTCCTACAGCTGCTGTTAACAGTCATTCTGATTCCTTGCAGGAGCAGATTTTGGCTTTCAGACTTACTGGTTCTCAAGACAGGGAGCCATGCAGGGAACCTGACAGTCCTGAGTGTAATACTTCTCCAGCTTGTTGTGAACATGAAATAAGGCTTCTATCGGGTCTGTGGGATGTAAACCCACGAGGGTGCTAAAGATGAGAACAAAAGCCTTGAATTTGCTGAGGCATCCCAGCATCGATGGCAGAGCCATAGGGCACAGGTGGCAGTGGGCTGAGGAtagctttctgggctgctgtTGCCCATCTGATGCGATTATTGCCTGTGCAACAACTGACCTTGAAGATAACACGGAGTACAGCACCGCTCTTCAGTCCAAAGCAAGGAGGGAGGCTAAACCCATGGCTTGAGAcctgcttttggttttggtgcaGCCTTCTCTTCACCTGGGGAAAAGGTTATTAAAAAGATTTACATTTCCTGTATATATAAACTGGAGACTCTTTAGTGGAGGTGAAATGCATGAATAACTGTGAAAAACACAGGTCTGGTAGAAATGAGGTCATATAGAAAGAATCAAGAGGCACAGACAGTCTTGTCATTAGCTGCATGGCAGAGCCCTGTCAACACGTTTATAATGTGTGATCCCAGAACAATTTGATTTACACAACAAACTATCATAGGAATGGCTAGAAGTTATCTCAATATGTGTTTACACGTGCCACCCTGCCTCGTGCAGAAATAAGGCTCCCTAACGCATTCCTGGCAGGTATTTGGCAAGATGTAGGAACAGGTTCGACACCGATGGAGATTCCAGCCTCTCTAGGCAAGTTGTTTCATTAATCATCTTTCCCATTGAAGAAACACAGCTAGTACCTTAGCCAGACAGCAACTGCTGATGTTCCATTTAGGCCAAACCAAATTATTAGAAATGTATTAATCTATTTGCTTGTAGACGTACAGACTGAGAGACTTCCTCGTGGATGTATTGTGTCCCTAGCAGCTTGGGAGGACTGAAGTTTGGGGTTCCTTTGAGAAGAACTCTGAGGGACAGGTAGCATCAGTTTGGCTTCAGATACAGTGCAGAAAGTTGCGTTCGCCAGTGATGGCAAGGCCATCCGCAACCACGGTGCAGTGCATTTATGGCTGGTCTGCCTCGTCTTGGGCTGCTGGTTGGCATCCTTGCCCTTAGAAAACCCAGCAAAGCCTGGGTGGTCTGTTTGGAAAGACATTTTGTGAAGGCATTTAAGTAAAAGGTTTCTCAGGCAAGTTTGTTGTGGGCACATGTAAGGTGATCCTTAAGATTACCATAATTGACAGATCTGAGACAAATTCTGTAGTGTTTCTAACCTTGGCATTAACCCCTTGCCTCCCACTGTGAATTGATAAAATTGCTGCACAAACTACTGATTAGTTTACAGTGTTCCCTGAATGACTGGCAATTTTAGCACAACAGAAGGCTGTCCACTTGTGCTTGTACAGTGTGTTCAGCACTTAAACCAAAGGCATCAAACATTGACATTGCAAAACCCTGTGGGCTTACGCCGTGACCAGTTTCCCAGGACAGCAAATCATTCCCCATGCTGCCAAAAGGAGGGAAAGCTGTGTTACTGAGTACAGTTGTTTCTGTAGCAAAGATGAAGCTTTAGAACTAAGCtcagaaacagattttccaAGCTGATTACAAACACATACCCATTCCACGATAAAAGTCATGAGAGATGTCATTTCTGGCAGATGCTGAAAATAGTTGCTGTAACTCAGCCAGGCATGGGTGAAGAAGTGGCAGTTCTTCAATGCTGCACATCAACACAATACAACTCAAGTGAGAATCTTTAAAACCACATGCACTGGATTTTGGCCAGGCTGcatctctctcccttccctgaaAAGAACAGCCCCTAAGCCCTTTTGCAATTATTACCACCAGGACCTTTGTTCTGTCTTGCCTCAACAGCACATTGCCCCTTGATGCTGGAGGTAACGTAGGGTTATTGGTTTAATAATGACTGTTTGGGAAGAATGCCATCATCTAAATTAACACCACAGTCGCTTTGCAGGAAGTCTTTCAGCACAGAGCAGGTCTGTTCCCATAAAATGAACATGTTGTGCCCATAAACAACAAAATCTTGATTTGGGACTGGGTTGCATAGACCATTAGGAATAAACGCACGAGCACATTGCTGTTCTGCTAACCGGTTCTGGgttgttttgctgcttcaggTGGTTTGTAAAAGTAGATTTTAAGACCTTTCCCCTAGCACTGTCCTGCAATGTCTCTGGAGCCAATGTTTGCTGGTTTGCCCCAGAGGGTattgctggagctgccctggcagagctggggtgggagagggcaTGGGTGCCACCACTGCTGCCGGCACCCTGTGGAGGCTCCCCTCTGCTGGGGCAGCGGGATTTCTCTCACCCCTCCTGGGTGATGATGCCGCATGAGATTGTGTCCTTAGCTACAAAACAGAAGGAATGCTGTTGAATGCAACCTATTGCCAAGTGTCATGTCTGAAAGATGGGGGTCGTGATAACAGCAGGAAATGCAGAataaggaggggaaaaaaaagggggggggggtataAATAGCCCTGAGAGGAGGTAGAGCGCCCACCCCCATCTTGTAATTTCAGCAGTTTTTGAAAGACTGTGTAAAATCTGGAGCACAAGTTACAGAGGCTTGTCCCTAGAGCCAAGCTGAAACCCTCAGAGCACCCTATGgctctctgccttttctttctttctttacctctttctttctttacttctgTCCCCCCCTGTCAGACAGGACCTTAGGACACCTGTGTGGCTGCTGCTTGTGTGCTGTCCTTCCCCTTCTGCTGCCGTTCAAGTATCTGTGATAAGCTTGTCCCTGCAGAACTGTCAATGCTTGTCCTGGCGCGGCTGTAGCAggctgctcccctgccctggctgccagctgggcagtgctctgcaggggggtctgcaGGGAGACCCCTGGCACTATCAGGGGCCAGAGCCTAATCTTGGagctgcagcttctcctcccGAAGGGGTgctccctcctccagctggcCGGTGACTCCCGAGTggggcagagccctgctgaagctccctcccagctgccaggctcccgctccagggctgctgcacGGAAGCGCTACAGAGTGGGTGATGCTGGGCCTGGTGGGGTCCCGTCCTCCTCCAGGTCTCACACAGCCTGGGGGAACCTCACTTTTCCTGCACTCCTCTGAGGAAAGGGTTTCCATAACGCCCTTAAGTTGCCATTTCTATAGGCATCCCCATGgcttctgctgttttgtgtGTCCTAACAGCCTCCCCTATCTTTGTTGGAAACGTGGTTGTGTGTTTCTTACCCTGTTTGTAAAGGACGCAGAGAGCACCTGACAGCCCCTCTGCAGTGAGTCACCCCTTGGAGGTTTTTTCTCTGCCCTAGGTTAAACCCCTTGCTTCAGCCTTTCTTCAGGGGttgtttgcatgtgtgttttgTAACTCCCGCTGCTCTCTCCTGAGTCCTCTCAGTTTATTGGGTTTGGTAAAATTAGCGGTGTCTGTAACGGGACGCGGGCTGAGGCCTCCCCCAGCATAGGGCTGCTGACCCTGGGGACACGCAGCCAGAACAGGAccccccaggagcagcagtgtcACGCCGCCTGTCCGGGTTGTCCAACCCTCCAGCTTGCCCCTCCTTGAGTAGGCAGCACTCCACAGGAAGGGAATTCAGAGGCAGTTTTACAAGGTGACTTTGGTCTTACGGCTGAGCAGGGAAGAGTGTCGGGGTGTCACACAGCCTCAGGGTGaccctgcccaggggcaggtgactgctgctgtcctctgctgTTTGGCTTCTCCAGGCCCAGGGGATGTATCTGAAGGTGGTGGCTGGTCTCAAGCCCTCTGGGCTCTTCCTTATCATGAGTTTTGTCGTGGGCTTCCCACACTGTGGCTGTAGTGCAGCTGCGAGGGTGTCCGATGGATGTGAAAAGCTGGGCAAGCGGAGACTCTGGGTATATGCCCTGGTCTGTAGCGCTGTAATGCACAACAGAGCTGGAAACCAGACAGGTGCCTATCAGGACCTCGAGTTTTAACCTATGAAAACTGGGACACGTGCTTAACAAAAGGCAAAGGCCAGCTGGGTTGTAAACTGATTGCTGCCAGTATCGATGTTTATGCGTATTTGAGACCTAAGAAAATGCTAGCATGATCTGACCCCAGAGAATGAGATTTGTTTCTAGCTGCCTTTGTACTAAAATCTTAGTATTATGTATAATTTGCTTAACTAGTAAATTAGCTTTTAAATTGAGCATGTGGAGCCTGTGTGAGGTGGCGCTGTCCCTGTGAGCCAGCACTAGTGTGGATGAACAAATCACACACGGTACTTGGGAAAGCTCCTCAGTCCTTCACAGCTATTTATGGCTGAGCACATGTCCCTCTCACCGCAAATTTCAGCCTTTGCACAGAGCATGGGTGATTTCCCCAGGTGCTGGTGGCCTGAAACCACAGTGACCCGGTGCCCTCTCTGCTGGACAGGGGTCAGCTCCAGGAGTCCACGCAGGCATCATCTAAGGAGCCTTGGCATGTCCTCTCTCAGGGActgttcttttttcagtttaggACTAGCAAAGCTGGCAGGCTGCAATTTTGAACTAGAACTGTACAGAAGAGGccttaattaaataatttctctgaagTAATTAAAAGACTGCAAAATGATCATGTAGACAGCACCATGGTTTGAAACCTGCCTTTCTCCCTGCCGCCAGGCAGTCAAGCTGAGCTCGGTCACCTcttccccagcagagcaggtATGCTCCCAGCCAGGGTGTCTCTGCAGGAGCTACCCCACAGAAGAATTACACCCACAGTGACAGGTAAGTGCATTTTCAGAGGAAGGCATTCCAGGTTACCATCCCATATAGACAAGGTCCTAGTGCCTGTGGGGCTTTGTTCATCTTTGTGCTTGCATTGATCAGCCTTGGCAACGTGTTTAACTCtgaatgtatttgtttaattaaatgcttttaacaTTCGTTACAGGACTGCTAATTGCTGACTCCTCCAGAAGAGCTCCACAGCAGACGGGATGTGAACCACCGGTGAACAGCCTGGGTGGGAGTCAGAGGGTCCCAAAATAAGTGTCATAGCTTTACaatctgctgctctttcctcaCCAGACTGAGAAAGGGCTGGCTTGGAGGAGGCGTCAGGGATCCAGCATCTCTGGAGTTTTGTTAGGCTGCAGTCAGTGCTCCTGAAAGCCTGAAGGGCTGCTGCTATTATTAGCAAAACGTTGGCAGTGTGATTAGCTCTGTGCAAGACTTAAGTTCAAAGAAGCTTAAGGGATGAACAGGCAGATGCAGACTGGACTTAGGCACTACATATTATGGCAGTCCTATGGGATGTGGAAATAGGTGTGTAGACGCTGCTTCTCCACGtgttgtcctgctggccatggcaCTTCCAGTGCTTAACAGCTAACGCGCCTTGGTGTGAGCTACTGTTCTTGCGTGTATTGAGAGCAGAGCGGAGCAGGTGTGGCAGGGAGGGATTCCCCATGCTGCGATGTGCTGCGGAGCCGGGCAGGTTTGCAGGACTTGGGGTACAAATGCCCTGAGCCCCAAGGCTCCGCAGCCCCACTGCTTGCAGGGCTGGCTCTGTTCCTATCAACAGCTGTGAACTGCACatcttgggaaagaaaaacaaacctaaacACTTGGTTTAGTAGAAAAGTATTTTGGTGTGGTGCTGTTTTGGAGGTTTGCAGCTGTGAAACTTCTCGCTACGGAATATTGGAGGAATATTGAAATTTTGTAGTCtcaaaaggaagcagaggaagTTCATGGGAGTACCCTGGGGAGAATTAGGGAATACGTGGATTAGGGAATACCACCTCTGCCATGGCGTGGCCCTGGCTTTTGCCctgatttttctgtgttatcTGCAGCACCTCCTCTGGCTGCTCTCAGAACCGGAGGCTCTCTGATGAAATGCCCCGGTGGAGAGCAAATGGCCGCTGTGCACTGTGCGagcctccttcctcccctcgGGATGCACCACAACTACAGCATCTGCTCCAaccccagagcacagcagcGTGGCTGCCAGCCACGGGCATGGCTTCGATTCCTCCATCATGACAGCTTTATTACAGGCTGCTTGGGATAACTTTCTGTGATAGAAAATACCTAATTTCTCTGCCTGGCTTTTGTCCATCCTCCACAGCACATCccccttctgctttttccagacTGGCCTGCAGTGTTGTCTGGGCACAGAGGCACCATCTGCTTGAAGGGAAGAGGCATTACTACTCCATGCAAGCTACAGCCTTTGATAAATACTTCTTGGGTTGTGTCACACAAGCAGGCCCAGAGCGCGCTATGTGCCCCAGCTGCTCGCCGTGCCCTGCTCTGGGG
Above is a window of Falco biarmicus isolate bFalBia1 chromosome 11, bFalBia1.pri, whole genome shotgun sequence DNA encoding:
- the LRRC8D gene encoding volume-regulated anion channel subunit LRRC8D isoform X2; the protein is MTPGWDLGMFTLAEVASLNDIQPTYRILKPWWDVFMDYLAVVMLMVAIFAGTMQLTKDQVVCLPVLQSTVNSKAQTGTSGKADFTTVETSTGPGEAASVRTVSFGSAPTVTPDIPLSRATSSQYQPTESGQELKKEQKDSSGRKTNLDFQQYVFINQMCYHLALPWYSKYFPYLVLIHTIILIVSSNFWFKYPKTCSKIEHFVSILGKCFESPWTTKALSETACEDSEENKQRLTGAQSLPKYVSTSSDEGSPSASTPMITKSGFKFSADKPMIEVPSVTILDKKDGEQAKALFEKVRKFRAHVEDSDLIYKLYVGQTVIKTVKFIFILCYTANFVNTISFEHICNPKVEHLIGYTQFECTHNMAYMLKKLLISYISLICVYGFICLYTLFWLFRIPLKEYSFEKVREESSFSDIPDVKNDFAFLLHMVDQYDQLYSKRFGVFLSEVSENKLREISLNHEWTFEKLRQHVSRNAQDKQELHLFMLSGVPDAVFDLTDLDVLKLELIPEAKIPAKISQMTNLQELHLCHCPAKVEQTAFSFLRDHLRCLHVKFTDVAEIPAWVYLLKNLRELYLIGNLNSENNKMIGLESLRELRHLKILHVKSNLTKIPPNITDVAPHLTKLVIHNDGTKLVVLNSLKKMTNVAELELQNCELERIPHAIFSLSNLQELDLKSNSIRTIEEIISFQHLKRLTCLKLWHNKIVNIPPSITYIKNLESLYLSNNKLESLPAAVFSLQKLRCLDVSYNSIALIPVEIGLLQNLQHFHITGNKVDVLPKQLFKCVKLRTLSLGQNCITSIPDKVSQLLQLTHLELKGNCLDRLPATLGQCQLLRKSGLVVEDHLFDALPSEVKEVLNQDTSIPFANGI
- the LRRC8D gene encoding volume-regulated anion channel subunit LRRC8D isoform X1 gives rise to the protein MFTLAEVASLNDIQPTYRILKPWWDVFMDYLAVVMLMVAIFAGTMQLTKDQVVCLPVLQSTVNSKAQTGTSGKADFTTVETSTGPGEAASVRTVSFGSAPTVTPDIPLSRATSSQYQPTESGQELKKEQKDSSGRKTNLDFQQYVFINQMCYHLALPWYSKYFPYLVLIHTIILIVSSNFWFKYPKTCSKIEHFVSILGKCFESPWTTKALSETACEDSEENKQRLTGAQSLPKYVSTSSDEGSPSASTPMITKSGFKFSADKPMIEVPSVTILDKKDGEQAKALFEKVRKFRAHVEDSDLIYKLYVGQTVIKTVKFIFILCYTANFVNTISFEHICNPKVEHLIGYTQFECTHNMAYMLKKLLISYISLICVYGFICLYTLFWLFRIPLKEYSFEKVREESSFSDIPDVKNDFAFLLHMVDQYDQLYSKRFGVFLSEVSENKLREISLNHEWTFEKLRQHVSRNAQDKQELHLFMLSGVPDAVFDLTDLDVLKLELIPEAKIPAKISQMTNLQELHLCHCPAKVEQTAFSFLRDHLRCLHVKFTDVAEIPAWVYLLKNLRELYLIGNLNSENNKMIGLESLRELRHLKILHVKSNLTKIPPNITDVAPHLTKLVIHNDGTKLVVLNSLKKMTNVAELELQNCELERIPHAIFSLSNLQELDLKSNSIRTIEEIISFQHLKRLTCLKLWHNKIVNIPPSITYIKNLESLYLSNNKLESLPAAVFSLQKLRCLDVSYNSIALIPVEIGLLQNLQHFHITGNKVDVLPKQLFKCVKLRTLSLGQNCITSIPDKVSQLLQLTHLELKGNCLDRLPATLGQCQLLRKSGLVVEDHLFDALPSEVKEVLNQDTSIPFANGI